One window of Trinickia caryophylli genomic DNA carries:
- a CDS encoding SGNH/GDSL hydrolase family protein has product MAATVAGAPVQAAAPDAGGWVTAWATAMQSIPEIESPPPLYSGPDVAGRTVRQIVYPTLSGRGVRLRISNAYGRGPLTLTSVAFARSAGGAAIRPGTSVRVTFGGRASVTLGPGAQTESDPIEVPVSAGEPYAISLATGARQKLSAWHRVASQLNYVSTPGDHTADAAALEYPRKFTESVWVSALDVRAPSAAAIVAIGDSITDGMRSSLERNRRYTDALARRLAAAGAAPTAVVNLGISGNRLLSDSPCYGEALERRFERDALGVSGVRAAIVLIGINDINFAAMPPRAGLDCDFPHTAVTARDLIDGYRRLIEQAHRRGVRIFGATLTPASLPPEREATRKAVNDWIRSSRAFDGVVDFDAALRDPAHPERLDRRFDSGDHIHPGDEGYAAMARAVPLEAVTGGMGRAQK; this is encoded by the coding sequence ATGGCCGCGACTGTCGCCGGCGCACCTGTGCAGGCCGCGGCGCCCGATGCCGGTGGCTGGGTGACCGCCTGGGCAACGGCCATGCAATCGATTCCGGAGATCGAGTCGCCGCCGCCGCTCTATAGCGGGCCGGATGTGGCGGGCCGCACCGTGCGGCAGATCGTTTATCCGACGCTCTCGGGGCGAGGCGTTCGGCTTCGCATCAGCAACGCCTACGGGCGTGGGCCGCTGACGCTGACCAGCGTCGCGTTCGCGCGCTCCGCGGGCGGAGCGGCGATACGCCCTGGCACGTCGGTCCGGGTGACGTTCGGCGGGCGCGCGTCGGTCACGCTCGGTCCAGGAGCACAAACCGAGAGCGATCCGATCGAGGTGCCGGTGAGCGCCGGCGAGCCATACGCGATCAGCCTTGCGACGGGCGCTCGCCAGAAGCTGAGCGCATGGCACCGTGTGGCAAGCCAGCTCAATTACGTGTCGACCCCCGGCGATCACACTGCGGACGCGGCCGCGCTCGAATACCCACGCAAGTTCACCGAATCGGTGTGGGTCAGCGCGCTCGACGTGCGGGCGCCGAGTGCCGCCGCCATTGTCGCGATCGGCGATTCGATCACGGACGGCATGCGCTCGAGCCTGGAGCGCAACCGGCGCTACACCGATGCACTCGCACGCAGGCTCGCGGCTGCCGGCGCCGCGCCTACGGCGGTGGTCAACCTCGGAATCAGCGGCAATCGCCTGCTGAGCGATTCGCCATGCTACGGCGAGGCGCTCGAGCGGCGCTTCGAGCGCGACGCGCTCGGGGTGAGCGGGGTGCGCGCCGCAATCGTGCTCATCGGTATCAACGACATCAATTTCGCGGCGATGCCGCCGCGCGCCGGGCTAGACTGCGATTTCCCGCACACCGCCGTCACGGCGCGCGATCTGATCGATGGCTACCGCCGGCTGATCGAGCAAGCCCATCGGCGGGGCGTGCGCATCTTCGGTGCGACGCTTACGCCGGCGTCGCTGCCGCCGGAGCGAGAAGCGACGCGCAAGGCTGTGAACGACTGGATCCGCTCGAGCCGAGCGTTCGACGGCGTAGTGGACTTCGACGCCGCGCTGCGCGATCCGGCACATCCGGAGCGGCTGGACCGCCGTTTCGACAGCGGCGACCACATTCATCCGGGCGACGAAGGCTATGCCGCGATGGCCCGGGCGGTTCCGCTCGAGGCGGTGACGGGAGGTATGGGCCGAGCGCAAAAATAA
- the tuf gene encoding elongation factor Tu, protein MAKEKFERTKPHVNVGTIGHVDHGKTTLTAAIATVLSAKFGGEAKKYDEIDAAPEEKARGITINTAHIEYETANRHYAHVDCPGHADYVKNMITGAAQMDGAILVCSAADGPMPQTREHILLARQVGVPYIIVFLNKCDMVDDAELLELVEMEVRELLSKYDFPGDDTPIIKGSAKLALEGDKGELGEVAIMNLADALDTYIPTPERAVDGAFLMPVEDVFSISGRGTVVTGRVERGVIKVGEEIEIVGIKPTLKTTCTGVEMFRKLLDQGQAGDNVGILLRGTKREEVERGQVLAKPGSITPHTHFTAEVYVLSKDEGGRHTPFFNNYRPQFYFRTTDVTGSIELPKDKEMVMPGDNVSITVKLIAPIAMEEGLRFAIREGGRTVGAGVVAKIIE, encoded by the coding sequence ATGGCTAAAGAGAAGTTTGAGCGGACCAAGCCGCACGTGAACGTCGGCACGATTGGTCACGTCGATCATGGCAAGACGACGCTGACGGCGGCGATCGCGACGGTGTTGTCGGCGAAGTTCGGCGGCGAAGCGAAGAAGTACGACGAAATCGACGCGGCACCGGAAGAAAAGGCGCGCGGCATCACGATCAACACGGCGCACATCGAGTACGAGACGGCCAACCGTCACTACGCACACGTGGACTGCCCGGGTCACGCGGACTACGTGAAGAACATGATCACGGGCGCGGCGCAGATGGACGGCGCCATCCTGGTGTGCTCGGCCGCTGACGGCCCGATGCCGCAAACGCGCGAGCACATTCTGCTGGCGCGCCAGGTGGGCGTGCCGTACATCATCGTGTTCCTGAACAAGTGCGACATGGTGGACGACGCGGAACTGCTCGAGCTGGTGGAAATGGAAGTGCGCGAGCTGCTGTCGAAGTACGACTTCCCGGGCGACGACACGCCGATCATCAAGGGCTCGGCGAAGCTGGCGCTGGAAGGCGACAAGGGCGAGCTGGGTGAAGTGGCGATCATGAACCTGGCCGACGCGCTGGACACGTACATCCCGACGCCGGAGCGCGCAGTGGACGGTGCGTTCCTGATGCCGGTGGAAGACGTGTTCTCGATCTCGGGCCGCGGCACGGTGGTGACGGGTCGCGTGGAGCGTGGCGTGATCAAGGTCGGTGAGGAAATCGAAATCGTCGGTATCAAGCCGACGCTGAAGACGACCTGCACGGGCGTGGAAATGTTCCGCAAGCTGCTGGACCAAGGTCAGGCAGGCGACAACGTGGGTATCCTGCTGCGCGGCACGAAGCGTGAAGAAGTGGAGCGCGGCCAGGTTCTGGCCAAGCCGGGTTCGATCACGCCGCACACGCACTTCACGGCTGAAGTGTACGTGCTGAGCAAGGACGAAGGCGGCCGTCACACGCCGTTCTTCAACAACTACCGTCCGCAGTTCTACTTCCGTACGACGGACGTGACGGGCTCGATCGAGCTGCCGAAGGACAAGGAAATGGTGATGCCGGGCGACAACGTGTCGATCACGGTCAAGCTGATCGCCCCGATCGCCATGGAAGAAGGTCTGCGCTTCGCTATCCGTGAAGGCGGCCGTACCGTCGGCGCAGGTGTCGTTGCAAAGATCATCGAGTAA
- the secE gene encoding preprotein translocase subunit SecE, whose product MANPSVEAVDTSSDKLMLIAGVLLVLAGFVAFFWLSGQQWYVRGAALAVGVAAGVVVGLFSSPGKGFIAFAKESYKEVRKVVWPTRKEATQTTLVVFGFVLVMAVFLWVSDKSIEWAIFSAILGWK is encoded by the coding sequence ATGGCGAATCCTTCCGTCGAAGCTGTGGATACTTCCAGCGACAAATTGATGCTCATCGCGGGTGTATTGCTGGTCTTGGCCGGATTCGTTGCGTTCTTCTGGCTGAGTGGCCAGCAGTGGTATGTGCGCGGAGCCGCGCTCGCGGTCGGTGTTGCCGCAGGTGTGGTGGTCGGTCTCTTCTCCTCCCCCGGCAAGGGGTTTATCGCATTCGCCAAAGAGTCGTACAAGGAAGTCCGCAAGGTCGTCTGGCCGACTCGCAAGGAAGCGACGCAGACCACCCTCGTGGTCTTCGGCTTCGTGCTCGTCATGGCTGTGTTCCTCTGGGTCAGCGATAAGTCCATCGAGTGGGCCATTTTCTCGGCGATTCTGGGTTGGAAATGA
- a CDS encoding lytic transglycosylase domain-containing protein, translated as MPLSPTALPAARLWRRTAVLALLGASLAPCLARADDDCFARAGSYQGVNPLVLRAIAWYESKGNPNAIHRNADGSIDIGQAQINSVHFAELRRHGVPPAALKDPCVNTYVAAWMLKQKMIRHGNTWQAIGAYHSETPALRDHYARGIHAVLVSWGVAP; from the coding sequence ATGCCCTTGTCCCCCACCGCCCTTCCCGCTGCCCGCCTGTGGCGTCGGACCGCCGTGCTGGCGCTCCTCGGGGCGTCGCTGGCACCTTGCCTGGCCCGTGCCGACGACGATTGCTTCGCTCGCGCGGGAAGCTACCAGGGGGTGAACCCGCTCGTCTTGCGGGCGATTGCCTGGTACGAGTCGAAGGGCAACCCCAATGCGATCCACCGCAACGCGGACGGCAGCATCGACATCGGCCAGGCCCAGATCAACTCGGTGCACTTCGCTGAGTTGCGCCGCCATGGCGTGCCGCCGGCCGCGCTCAAGGATCCCTGCGTCAACACCTACGTGGCCGCCTGGATGCTCAAACAAAAGATGATCCGCCACGGCAACACGTGGCAGGCGATCGGCGCCTATCACTCCGAGACACCGGCCCTGCGCGATCACTATGCGCGCGGCATCCACGCCGTGCTCGTCTCCTGGGGCGTCGCGCCATAG
- the paaA gene encoding 1,2-phenylacetyl-CoA epoxidase subunit PaaA, giving the protein MYTQSLDLPGNVAAAEAGPATPEQERFDAVIATDGKIEPRDWMPEAYRKTLVRQISQHAHSEIVGMLPEGNWISRAPSLKRKAILLAKVQDEGGHGLYLYSAAETLGVARDALVDALHAGRAKYSSIFNYPTPAWADVGVIGWLVDGAAIMNQIPLCRCTYGPYARAMIRICKEESFHQRQGFDALLAMMRGTDAQRAMVQQAVNRWWWPVLMMFGPSDKDSVHSQQSAQWGIKRISNDDLRQKFVDATVEQAKVLGVSLPDPDLKWNEARGHYDYGAIDWDEFWRVVNGDGPCNKERLATRVKAHEEGAWVREAALAHSEKVRARERQRAA; this is encoded by the coding sequence ATGTACACGCAATCTCTGGATCTCCCCGGCAATGTCGCGGCCGCCGAAGCCGGACCAGCCACGCCCGAGCAGGAACGCTTCGATGCGGTGATCGCGACCGACGGCAAGATCGAACCGCGGGACTGGATGCCGGAGGCCTATCGCAAGACGCTCGTGCGGCAAATTTCGCAGCACGCGCACTCTGAAATCGTCGGCATGCTGCCCGAGGGCAACTGGATCAGCCGCGCGCCGAGCCTCAAGCGAAAAGCCATCCTGCTCGCCAAGGTTCAGGACGAGGGCGGCCACGGGCTCTATCTCTATAGCGCCGCCGAGACGCTCGGTGTCGCGCGCGATGCGCTCGTCGATGCCCTTCATGCCGGCCGCGCCAAATACTCGAGCATCTTCAATTACCCGACGCCTGCCTGGGCTGACGTCGGCGTCATCGGATGGCTCGTGGACGGCGCCGCGATCATGAACCAGATTCCGCTGTGCCGCTGTACCTACGGCCCCTATGCGCGCGCGATGATCCGCATCTGCAAGGAGGAATCGTTCCATCAGCGCCAAGGCTTCGATGCCCTGCTCGCGATGATGCGCGGCACCGACGCGCAACGCGCCATGGTGCAGCAGGCCGTGAACCGCTGGTGGTGGCCCGTACTGATGATGTTCGGCCCGAGCGACAAGGATTCCGTGCACAGCCAGCAGTCCGCCCAATGGGGCATCAAGCGCATCTCGAACGACGACCTGCGGCAAAAGTTCGTCGACGCCACCGTCGAGCAAGCCAAAGTGCTGGGCGTGAGCCTGCCCGATCCGGATCTGAAATGGAACGAGGCGCGCGGCCATTACGACTATGGCGCGATCGATTGGGACGAGTTCTGGCGCGTCGTGAACGGCGACGGGCCGTGCAACAAAGAGCGTCTTGCCACGCGCGTGAAAGCGCACGAGGAAGGCGCATGGGTGCGCGAAGCCGCGCTTGCGCACAGCGAGAAAGTGCGCGCACGCGAGCGGCAGCGGGCAGCCTGA
- the paaB gene encoding 1,2-phenylacetyl-CoA epoxidase subunit PaaB produces the protein MNKEWPIWEVFVRSKQGLDHKHCGSLHAADASMALRMARDVYTRRQEGVSIWVVPAAAITASDPNEKGEFFDPAGDKIYRHPTFYTLPAEVDHM, from the coding sequence ATGAACAAGGAATGGCCGATCTGGGAAGTCTTCGTGCGCAGCAAGCAGGGGCTCGACCACAAGCACTGCGGGAGCCTCCATGCGGCGGATGCGTCGATGGCACTGCGCATGGCGCGCGACGTCTATACGCGGCGCCAGGAAGGCGTGAGCATCTGGGTCGTTCCGGCAGCGGCCATCACCGCATCGGACCCCAACGAAAAAGGCGAGTTCTTCGATCCCGCCGGCGACAAGATCTACCGCCACCCGACGTTCTATACGTTGCCCGCAGAAGTCGATCACATGTGA